The Corvus moneduloides isolate bCorMon1 chromosome 25, bCorMon1.pri, whole genome shotgun sequence genome includes a window with the following:
- the CLDN25 gene encoding putative claudin-25, with protein MAGGWWAKAQVGGMLLALLGWVSSCVTTFLPLWKNLNLDLNELEVWNMGLWQVCITQEEGVVECQAHGSFLALPPELRISRLLMCLSNGLGLLGCLLAALGLEGWRTCEDKPGRKQRLLLAGGVTLGMAGITTLVPISWVAYNTVLDFWDETVPDIVPRWEFGEATFLGWFAGAFLAAGGLLLACSARSTRTATPLAPACHQAPAVRGLGGGHHLHPKNADLVI; from the coding sequence ATGGCCGGGGGCTGGTGGGCGAAGGCGCAGGTGGgggggatgctgctggctcTCCTCGGATGGGTCAGCTCCTGCGTCACCACCTTCTTGCCGCTCTGGAAGAACCTCAATCTGGACCTGAACGAGCTGGAGGTCTGGAACATGGGGCTCTGGCAGGTCTGCATCACCCAGGAGGAGGGCGTGGTTGAATGCCAAGCCCACGGCTCCTTCCTGGCGCTGCCCCCCGAGCTGCGCATCTCTCGCCTCCTGATGTGCCTCTCCAacgggctggggctgctgggctgtCTCCTTGCCgccctggggctggagggctGGAGAACCTGCGAGGACAAACCTGGGCGAAAGCAGCGGCTCCTGCTTGCCGGGGGAGTGACACTTGGCATGGCAGGGATCACCACCCTGGTGCCAATCTCCTGGGTCGCCTACAACACTGTCCTCGACTTCTGGGACGAGACTGTCCCCGACATCGTCCCCAGGTGGGAGTTTGGGGAGGCCACCTTCCTGGGGTGGTTTGCTGGAGCCTTCCTTGCCGCTGGCGGGCTGCTCCTTGCCTGCAGTGCCCGCTCCACGAGGACCGCAACGCCGCTGGCCCCCGCCTGCCACCAGGCCCCCGCTGTGCGAGGTCTGGGTGGGGGCCACCACCTGCACCCCAAAAATGCAGACTTGGTCATCTAG
- the LOC116455610 gene encoding G protein-activated inward rectifier potassium channel 4-like, which translates to MVLPYARNSGGAGGWLAPEEPRGRSNSIPPAQTPTAKHMLAYLPRPPTDTSRYGTFPQKPDLPPAPGALGEDSRQQAAATTAKRSAPMPNHPSAPRHSGLVPGEPSLLPSRGSLTTQHHRGRPSWCPPPAPQEAGARLYPLHALSVANIPNSSHGKTSARSSTIPTPEGLQSRRCKLLEEDSPMVQASKRQRQRYVTKVGKCQVNLGNIQDKKRFLSDIFTTIVDLKYRWFLFVFMMCYIITWLVFGFIYFFDAWVRGDVGHQGDPEWRACIENVDGFVSALLLSVESQRTIGYGSRMVTANCAEGVILLMAQSIVGSMIDAMMVGCMFVKISRPKKRAQTLIFSKNCVISRRDEKLCLMFRVGDLRESHMVDAKIRAKLIKSRQTAEGEFIPLEQSELNLGYDTGEDRLFLVEPQIICHVINRHSPFWDMSAESLRREQFEIIIILEGIVEATGMTCQARTSYTEDEILWGYRFEPCMSLEKGAFQVDYSRFEMTFEVQTPAASAKELHELKELEQQEHSTLSLYWDHLLQPCVLPGPSEDVLVGMSVPGSVAEGIRDEPPEQELPA; encoded by the exons ATGGTGCTCCCCTACGCCCGCAACAGCGGCGGCGCCGGCGGCTGGCTGGCCCCCGAGGAGCCCCGCGGCCGCAGCAACTCCATCCCCCCGGCGCAGACCCCCACGGCCAAGCACATGCTGGCTTACCTGCCCCGGCCACCCACCGACACCAGCCGCTACGGCACCTTCCCCCAGAAG CCAGATCTCCCGCCCGCCCCTGGGGCTCTGGGGGAGGACAGCCGGCAGCAAGCCGCCGCCACCACTGCCAAGAGAAGCGCCCCGATGCCAAACCATCCATCTGCACCCCGTCACAGCGGCTTGGTCCCTGGTgagccatccctgctgccaAGCCGCGGGAGCCTGACCACCCAGCACCACCGCGGCCGTCCGTCCTGGTGCCCACCACCTGCCCCACAAGAGGCAGGTGCCCGCTTGTATCCGCTGCATGCACTGAGCGTGGCCAACATCCCCAACTCGTCACACGGCAAGACTTCTGCCCGCAGCTCCACCATTCCCACCCCGGAGGGGCTGCAGAGCCGGCGCTGcaagctgctggaggaggacaGCCCGATGGTCCAGGCTAGCaagcggcagcggcagcgctaTGTGACAAAAGTGGGCAAGTGCCAGGTGAATCTGGGCAACATCCAGGACAAGAAGAGGTTCCTCTCGGACATCTTCACCACCATTGTAGACCTCAAGTACCGCTGGTTCCTCTTCGTCTTCATGATGTGCTACATCATCACCTGGCTGGTCTTTGGCTTTATCTACTTCTTTGACGCCTGGGTGCGGGGTGACGTTGGGCACCAGGGCGATCCCGAGTGGCGGGCGTGCATCGAGAATGTGGATGGCTTTGTCTCTGCCTTGCTCCTCTCAGTGGAAAGCCAGCGGACCATTGGCTATGGCAGCCGGATGGTGACAGCCAACTGTGCCGAGGGCGTCATCCTGTTGATGGCACAGTCCATCGTCGGTTCCATGATCGATGCCATGATGGTTGGCTGCATGTTCGTTAAGATCTCCCGGCCCAAGAAGCGTGCCCAGACCCTCATCTTCAGCAAGAACTGCGTCATCTCCCGCCGGGACGAGAAGCTCTGCCTGATGTTTCGTGTGGGGGACCTGCGGGAAAGCCACATGGTGGATGCCAAGATCAGGGCAAAGCTGATCAAGTCCCGTCAGACGGCTGAGGGGGAGTTCATCCCCCTGGAGCAGTCGGAACTGAACCTGGGCTATGACACAGGGGAGGACCGTCTGTTCCTGGTGGAGCCCCAGATCATCTGCCATGTCATCAACCGTCACAGCCCTTTCTGGGACATGTCAGCCGAGTCACTGCGCCGGGAGCAGTTCGAAATCATTATCATCCTTGAGGGCATCGTGGAAGCCACAG GAATGACGTGCCAAGCCCGCACCTCCTACACAGAGGACGAGATCCTCTGGGGATACCGCTTCGAGCCCTGCATGTCCCTGGAGAAAGGCGCCTTCCAGGTGGACTACAGCCGCTTCGAGATGACCTTCGAGGTGCAGACACCAGCGGCCAGCGCCAAGGAGCTGCAcgagctgaaggagctggaacagcaggaacaCTCCACGCTCAGCCTCTACTGGGAccacctcctgcagccctgcgTGCTGCCGGGACCCAGCGAGGACGTGCTGGTGGGGATGAGTGTTCCTGGCAGCGTGGCTGAGGGCATCCGGGATGAGCCACCGGAGCAGGAATTACCTGCCTGA